From one Planktothrix agardhii NIES-204 genomic stretch:
- the aroQ gene encoding 3-dehydroquinate dehydratase: MLSLLVLHGPNLNLLGQREPEIYGKTTLEGINRLLEQEAQLLSVKLSIIQSNHEGVLVDAIHSAFGQHQGLLINAGAYTHTSIALRDAISGVGIPTVEVHLSNIYRREPFRHHSFIAAVAIGQISGFGAESYRLGLQALVRHLQGQKPLESSP; the protein is encoded by the coding sequence TTGCTAAGTCTTTTAGTATTGCATGGCCCCAATTTGAATCTCTTGGGTCAGCGAGAACCTGAAATTTACGGGAAAACAACGTTAGAAGGAATCAATCGACTGTTGGAACAGGAGGCTCAGTTACTCTCTGTTAAACTCTCAATCATCCAGTCTAACCACGAAGGGGTTTTGGTGGATGCAATACACTCCGCATTCGGGCAACACCAAGGCTTGCTAATTAATGCCGGAGCCTATACTCACACCAGTATTGCCCTGCGAGATGCGATCTCAGGAGTTGGGATTCCTACCGTTGAGGTACATCTAAGCAATATTTACCGTCGAGAACCATTCCGGCATCATTCTTTTATTGCAGCAGTGGCGATTGGACAAATTAGTGGATTTGGAGCAGAAAGTTACCGCTTGGGACTACAGGCTTTGGTTCGTCATTTGCAGGGGCAAAAACCGTTAGAATCCTCTCCATGA